The genomic region CTCGTGGAGCGGCTGGTCAATGACCGCGTTCCGCTGACGGTTTGTCCGCTGTCGAACGTCCGGCTGCGCGCCGTGGACATGCTGGCCGCCCATCCGCTGCCGGCGATGCTGGCCGCCGGGCTCAACGTCAGCGTGAACTCGGACGACCCGGCGTACTTCGGCGGCTACGTGGACACCAACTTCACCCAGCTCGAATCGGTCCTGGGCCTGTCCGAATTCGACCGGGTCAGGCTCGCCGCGAACTCCATCAGGTCGTCCTTCGCCAGCGAGGAGCGGAAGCACGAGCTGCTGGCCGAGCTGTCGGGCTAGGCTTCGGCGCACTCGTCGTCTGGCCGCCGGTCGTGGAACCACTCGGAGTCGTTGCAGGCGCGCCCGTCCGGATGATCCACCAGCCCAGCGCCGCCATGACGAGACCGATGGGGATCCCGTAGGGAGGCAGTCCCGCGTTGTAGCCGAGGAAGCCGGCGACGACGAAGGCCACGCCGATCCACGCGGGGAACATGCGTGAGAGCCAGCCGGCGATGCCGAAAAACATCCAGCCCAGCGCGAAGAGCACGTAGCTGGAAAGCCCTCCGACAACCAGCATGCCGGAGCCGCCTGCGAGGATCGCGCCGGGGGCGACGTCGGCGACGAAGGGACCGGCGAAGCCGTCGAACCACATGTTGCCGGCCATGTCCGCGGCAAGCGGACCCACCGGCAGGAATTCCATCCGCGGCATCAGCCCGGCCGCGAAGAACGGCCACGAGGCCCAGGAAATTGCGTAGGCCAGGATAAAAAAAGCCGGAAGCCTGTGGTGTTTTAGCCAGCCCGTTGAATGGCCCATAGCGGCTCCAAACGGTCTGCGGGTGCTCCAATTGTCCGCTCCGTCGGCGTCGACGCGCCAGCAGGCAGGACCTTCCAGCCGGCAGCGGGCCGAATGCTTGCAGGCGCCTTCCATAACTGCTAGTCCTGTGAGGGAGGCGAAACTGCGGTGACGGTGCCGCGGACAGCAGTACCGGGACGATGCCGAGTCAAGGAGTGTGCAGCATGCCGCGCAAGAACCCAGACGTTGAAGAGGCGGACGAGAAGGACCTCGAGGTAGGCAAGCCGAAGGAATGGGCCGCCGGCATACCGGGCGTCCTGCACTCGATGCAGCCAGCCATCAAACATATGGGCCTGGGCAGGACAGAGAAGACGCTGCTGGCCCTGAACCAGAAGCACGGCTTCGACTGCATGAGCTGCGCCTGGCCGGACCCGGACCACCGGAAGACCTTTGAGTTCTGCGAAAACGGGGCCAAGGCCGTCACCTGGGAAGCCACGCCGGTGGTGATTGAGTCGGACTTCTGGGCAGAGCACCCGGTCAGTGAGCTGCGCCAGAGAACTGAGTACTGGCTCGGAATGCAGGGCCGCCTGACGGAGCCGGTGTACAAGCCGGCAGGGGAAGACCATTACCGTCCCGTGAGCTGGGACGAGGCATTCGGGATTCTGGGCCGAAAGCTCAACGGACTGTCCAGCCCGGACGAGGCCGCCTTCTACACGAGCGGCCGGACATCGAACGAGGCAGCCTTTATTTACCAGCTGTTTGTACGGGCGTTCGGCACCAACAACCTGCCGGACTGCTCGAACATGTGCCATGAATCGTCCGGCTGGGCGATGGGCCAGACCATCGGCATCGGCAAGGCCACCATCACCTATGACGACTTCGCCAAGGCGCAGCTCATCATCATCATGGGGCAGAACCCGGGCACCAACCACCCGCGCATGCTCACGGCGCTCGAGGAAGCCAAGGAGGCGGGCGCGGAGATTGTGGCCGTCAATCCGCTGCCGGAAGCCGGGCTGATGCGGTACAAGAACCCGCAAAAGGTCAAGGGCATCATTGGCCACGGCACCGACCTCGCGGACCAGTACCTGCAGATCCGGGTGGGCGGCGATATGGCGCTGCTGCAGGCCATTTCGAAGCGGGTCCTCGACGCCGAGGCAAAGAATCCGGGGACCGTGCTGGACCACGACTTCCTGGCGGAGCACTGCGAGGGCCTGGAAGAACTCAAAGCGCATCTCGACGGGCTTGACGACGAGACCGTCCTGGCCGCCACCGGGCTCCGCAGCGACGAAATCGACGAGCTGGCCGCCCGGTATCTGAAAGCCGACCGTGTCATCATCACGTGGGCCATGGGGATCACCCAGCACAAGAAGGGTGTGGCCACCATCAAGGAGATCATCAACCTTCTTCTGCTGCGCGGAAACATCGGTAAGCCGGGCGCCGGCGCCTCGCCGATTCGCGGGCACAGCAACGTGCAGGGGGACCGGACCATGGGCATCTGGGAGCAGATGCCGCCCGCCTTCCTCGACGCGCTCGGCAAGGAGTTCAGCTTCGACCCCCCGCGCGAGCACGGCGCTGACGCCGTGGAAACCATCCGAAGAATGCGCGACGGCGGGATCAAGGTTTTCGTGGCATTGGGCGGAAACCTGGTGGCCGCCATTTCGGACACGCATGCGGCTGAAGCGGCAATGGAGAACACCGACCTCACCGTTCAAATCTCCACGAAGCTGAACCGCTCCCACACGGTGACGGGCAGGGAAGCCCTCATCCTGCCCACCATGGGGCGCACGGAAATCGACGTCCAGGAGTCCGGTCCGCAGTTCGTTTCCGTGGAGGACACTGTTTGCGCCGTTCATCCCTCGGCGGGGCGGGTGCAGCCCGTTGCGCCGAACCTGCTGTCAGAGGTGGCGATCGTCTGCCGGATCGCTCGGGAGACGGTGGCGGGGAAGTCCAGCGCGGACTGGGCAGGCTTCGAGAAGAACTACGACCTCATCCGCGAGCACATTTCCCACGTCGTTGCTGGCTGCGAGAACTACAACGACAAGATCCGGCAGGAAGGCGGCTTCGTCCTGCCCAACGGCCCGCGCGATTCGCGGACCTTCCCCACGCCAACTGGCAAGGCCATCCTGACGGTCAATCATTTGGAGAGCATCGATCGGCCGGCCGGCACGCTGATCCTGCAGTCCGTCCGCTCGCACGACCAGTTCAACACCACCATCTACGGGCACAACGACCGTTACCGCGGCATCAAAAAGGGCCGTGACGTGGTGTTCGTTAGCCCCGAGGACATTGCCGAACTTGGCCTCAGCGACGGCCAGTTCGTGGATATCCACGGCGTGTACGAGGACAACGTGGAGCGGGTGATGAGGAAACTTCGCGTCGTTTCGTACCCCACGGCCAGCGGCTGCGCGGCCACCTATTACCCGGAGGCCAACGTGCTGGTGCCCCTGGACAGCGTCGCGGAGGGAAGCAACACGCCGGCGTCCAAGGCTGTGATCGTGAGGTTGGAGCCCAGCGCGGAGACCGCCTAGCGCCCAGCGCGTCCTGAACTGGCTCCCGCCCGCGGTCCCGGAACGGGCGGGGCGGAGCGGGGGCCCGGCGCTTACTGGGCGGTGCTTGACCAACCCTCGCTGTCGGGGCCGCCTTCGGTTCCGTGCTCGCAGAGCTGCAGGGCGACGTCGGCCGCCGATTGCACCGCCTCCTGTGGCGACGCGCTGCTGCCGTGTGCCCGCAGCCCCGCTGCGTAGCCAACCAGCAGCGCGGTGACCGGACCGGCTTGCCCGCTGACCGCGCGGGAAGACTCGTCGGCCAGGCGAGCGACCAGTTGCTGGTCTACCTTGAGATCCAGGATCTGCAGCGCTTGGATGAGCCGCTGGCTCCAGTGTGCGAGGTCCTGGTCCGCGGCGCCGATGCCGGTCTCTCCGGCGGAGGCGGTGCCGCCGTCGCCTTCGGTATTGCCTGTCATTGGACTCCCTTTCTTCCTCAACTCTTGCTCGGTGGTGCCGATGCTCCCGGCGGGCGCGCGGGGCAGGACTCTAGGTGTCTATCGAGGTCATGTGCGGGTAGCGCGCCCCCGCGGCAGCGCCCGCCGGGGCAAGTTCATCAAGGCGGGCCAGGTCCCCGGCTGAAAGTTCGACGGCGGCCGCGCCCAGGTTCTCTGCCAGGCGTTCGCGCTTCTTGGTGCCGGGAATGGGGACGATGTGATCGCCCTGCGCGAGCAGCCAGGCCAGAGCGAGCTGTGCCGGACTGCACTGCTTCTCATCTGCGAGTTCCTTGACCCGGTCCACAAGCTGCAGGTTCCGGGTGAAGTTTTCGCCCTGGAAACGGGGAGAGTGCCGCCGGAAATCATCCGCAGCAAAGTCGTCTGGGCTGCGCAGCTGGCCAGTGAGGAAGCCCCGGCCAAGGGGGCTGTAGGGCACGAAACCGATCCCCAGCTCGGCCAGCACAGGGAAAACCTTCGTCTCCGGCTCCCGCTCCCAGAGTGAATACTCGGTCTGCAGCGCGGCTATCGGATGGACGGCATGCGCCCGGCGGATGGTGTCGGCGCTGGCTTCGGACAGCCCCAGATACCGGACTTTACCGGCCTCGACGAGCTCCGCCATGGCTCCGACGGTGTCCTCGATTGGGACGGTCTTGTCCACCCGGTGCTGGTAGTAGAGGTCGATGTGGTCCACGCCAAGTCGCTGCAGGCTGGCGTCGCAGGCGGCGCGGACGTATTCGGGGCGGCCGTTGATGCCCACCCAGGAACCGTCCTCCCGCCGCTCGTTCCCGAACTTCGTGGCCAGGACCACATCGGAGCGCCGGCCCGCGATGGCCCTGCCCACCAGCAACTCGTTCGTGAACGGACCATACATGTCTGCGGTGTCCAGCAGGGTTCCGCCGGCGTCGAGGAAGGCGTGGATGGTGGCGATGGACTCGCTGTCATCGCCGGTTCCGTAAAACTCGCTCATGCCCATGCAGCCGAGGCCGAGACTGGAGACGGAAAGTGAACCGAGTGTGCGGGATTCCACGGGGCTCTCCTCAGGTAGGTTGCGGGAGTGGCTCAGGGAGGTGCGGTGTAGTCGACACTATAAGTCGATTCGCAGCATTTTTGCTCCACCTTGGTGGCGCCGAAACGCCGCCCGCCCCGGGTTCCCCGCATGCTGGCGCGGTTTCCCGGTGGCTGGCGGCGGTGTTGCTTCCTGAAGTGGTGCAGGAATGCGCTGCAACCTGACGCGCGGAGCGGGCAGCAGCTATGGCGTGGGGCTGCCGCCGTTGACGTTCAGGGTCTCGCCGACCACGAAGCTCGACTCCGCCGAGGCCAGGAACACGTACGCCGGGGCGAGTTCGGCTGGCTGTCCGGCGCGTCCCAGGGGAGTGTCCTTGCCGAATTCGGGGAGGGCTTCCTTGGGCTGGCCGCTGCTGACCTGCAGGGGCGTCCAGATCGGCCCGGGAGCCACGGCGTTCACGCGGATGCCCTTCGGCGCCAGTTGCTGGGCGAGGCCCTTGGTGAAGTTGTTGATGCTGGCCTTCGTGGTGGCGTAGTCAACGAGGGTCGGCGACGGGTTGTAGGCCTGGATCGACGTCGTGTTGATGATTGTGGAACCGGCGGGAAGGTGCGGCACCGCTGCCCTGGTGAGCCAGAACATGGCGTACACGTTGGTCTTCTGCGTGTGGTCGAACTGCTCGTCGGTGATGTCGCCGATGTCCTCCTGAGCCACCTGCTTGCCGGCGTTGTTCACGAGCAGGTCCAGGCCGCCCAGTTCCTGCAGCGCGGTGTCCACCAGCTTCTGGCACGTTGCGGCATCCTTGAGGTCGCCAGGCACCTTCACGGCCTTGCGGCCGGCCTTTTCGATCTGGTTCGCGATCTTGGCTGCGTCTTCTTCCTCCTCGGGAAGGTAGGAAAGCACGACGTCGGCCCCTTCCCGGGCGAACGCGATCGCCGTCGCTGCACCGATGCCTGAGTCGGCGCCCGTGACGATTGCCTTCCGGCCGTCGAGGCGTCCGGTGCCGCGGTAGGTGTCCTCGCCCAGGTCGGCCTTGGGTTCAAGCTTGGCGTCCAGTCCGGGTTCGGGCTGGTGCTGCTTGGGCGGCTCGATATGCTCGTAGGCGGTGACAGGATTCTTGAACGTGTACTGGTCGGTCATGGTTCTCCTCCAGATGGTGTTGAACGCGGACAGGATCATCTTGTTTCGGGCGGTGCTGGCATCGGGATAATGCTAAGCATGCTTACCGTCTACCCTAACGAGACGAGGGCTGTGCCGCCAGTGATGCTGCCCTTCGGATTGCGAGGCGCGAGCATCCCATGCGAAGGGCGTGCGGCAACCTCTTCCGCAGGCTGCCTCACCTCATTAGGCTGGCAGTCCCAGCCCGGCGGGCCGCTGCGGTCCGCGGCGATCCGCGACAGGCAATCCGGCCCGGGGTAACCCAAGGAGTGAAGGCGATGGACGACCAGGACATTCTGCAGCGCATCCAGGCGCTGGTTGAGGAAGAACACCAGCT from Arthrobacter globiformis harbors:
- a CDS encoding FdhF/YdeP family oxidoreductase, with translation MPRKNPDVEEADEKDLEVGKPKEWAAGIPGVLHSMQPAIKHMGLGRTEKTLLALNQKHGFDCMSCAWPDPDHRKTFEFCENGAKAVTWEATPVVIESDFWAEHPVSELRQRTEYWLGMQGRLTEPVYKPAGEDHYRPVSWDEAFGILGRKLNGLSSPDEAAFYTSGRTSNEAAFIYQLFVRAFGTNNLPDCSNMCHESSGWAMGQTIGIGKATITYDDFAKAQLIIIMGQNPGTNHPRMLTALEEAKEAGAEIVAVNPLPEAGLMRYKNPQKVKGIIGHGTDLADQYLQIRVGGDMALLQAISKRVLDAEAKNPGTVLDHDFLAEHCEGLEELKAHLDGLDDETVLAATGLRSDEIDELAARYLKADRVIITWAMGITQHKKGVATIKEIINLLLLRGNIGKPGAGASPIRGHSNVQGDRTMGIWEQMPPAFLDALGKEFSFDPPREHGADAVETIRRMRDGGIKVFVALGGNLVAAISDTHAAEAAMENTDLTVQISTKLNRSHTVTGREALILPTMGRTEIDVQESGPQFVSVEDTVCAVHPSAGRVQPVAPNLLSEVAIVCRIARETVAGKSSADWAGFEKNYDLIREHISHVVAGCENYNDKIRQEGGFVLPNGPRDSRTFPTPTGKAILTVNHLESIDRPAGTLILQSVRSHDQFNTTIYGHNDRYRGIKKGRDVVFVSPEDIAELGLSDGQFVDIHGVYEDNVERVMRKLRVVSYPTASGCAATYYPEANVLVPLDSVAEGSNTPASKAVIVRLEPSAETA
- a CDS encoding DUF6457 domain-containing protein; the protein is MTGNTEGDGGTASAGETGIGAADQDLAHWSQRLIQALQILDLKVDQQLVARLADESSRAVSGQAGPVTALLVGYAAGLRAHGSSASPQEAVQSAADVALQLCEHGTEGGPDSEGWSSTAQ
- a CDS encoding aldo/keto reductase is translated as MESRTLGSLSVSSLGLGCMGMSEFYGTGDDSESIATIHAFLDAGGTLLDTADMYGPFTNELLVGRAIAGRRSDVVLATKFGNERREDGSWVGINGRPEYVRAACDASLQRLGVDHIDLYYQHRVDKTVPIEDTVGAMAELVEAGKVRYLGLSEASADTIRRAHAVHPIAALQTEYSLWEREPETKVFPVLAELGIGFVPYSPLGRGFLTGQLRSPDDFAADDFRRHSPRFQGENFTRNLQLVDRVKELADEKQCSPAQLALAWLLAQGDHIVPIPGTKKRERLAENLGAAAVELSAGDLARLDELAPAGAAAGARYPHMTSIDT
- a CDS encoding glucose 1-dehydrogenase; this encodes MTDQYTFKNPVTAYEHIEPPKQHQPEPGLDAKLEPKADLGEDTYRGTGRLDGRKAIVTGADSGIGAATAIAFAREGADVVLSYLPEEEEDAAKIANQIEKAGRKAVKVPGDLKDAATCQKLVDTALQELGGLDLLVNNAGKQVAQEDIGDITDEQFDHTQKTNVYAMFWLTRAAVPHLPAGSTIINTTSIQAYNPSPTLVDYATTKASINNFTKGLAQQLAPKGIRVNAVAPGPIWTPLQVSSGQPKEALPEFGKDTPLGRAGQPAELAPAYVFLASAESSFVVGETLNVNGGSPTP